Proteins encoded together in one Candidatus Lariskella endosymbiont of Epinotia ramella window:
- a CDS encoding OmpW family outer membrane protein: MEGYMKNLGMISYAALAATILAGTALADGDKTNKFKPFYVKASAGYEILSRKTSVNSVSDSASINGPATKFSIGYHFAQSFATELDLGVFYRKENDSHTVKYNAFVNCQYNFTPTSQFSPYIKAGLGYHGIMSQKINLPAAAVGVGIIYNASNNIFLDIGYTFSMSIKSKVEEQTVQELTGDIKVGNLNLKDVNVKFNTSLTAHNIAIGVGFRF; encoded by the coding sequence ATGGAAGGTTATATGAAAAATCTTGGGATGATCTCATATGCAGCTCTTGCGGCAACTATTCTTGCTGGAACTGCTTTAGCTGATGGCGATAAAACTAACAAATTTAAGCCGTTTTATGTAAAAGCAAGCGCAGGTTATGAAATTCTTAGTAGAAAAACGTCAGTCAACTCAGTAAGTGATAGCGCATCAATAAATGGGCCTGCAACTAAATTTTCTATTGGATACCACTTCGCTCAGAGCTTTGCTACGGAGCTTGATCTTGGTGTATTTTACAGAAAAGAAAACGATTCGCACACTGTTAAGTATAATGCCTTTGTAAACTGCCAATATAACTTCACCCCAACTTCTCAGTTTTCTCCTTATATTAAAGCAGGTCTTGGTTATCATGGTATTATGTCGCAGAAGATAAATTTGCCTGCCGCTGCAGTTGGAGTTGGAATAATATATAATGCCTCAAATAATATATTTCTTGATATTGGCTATACCTTCTCTATGTCTATAAAATCTAAAGTAGAAGAACAAACAGTGCAAGAGCTAACGGGAGATATAAAGGTAGGCAATCTCAATCTAAAAGATGTAAATGTAAAATTTAACACCTCTCTCACTGCGCATAATATAGCCATAGGTGTAGGATTCCGCTTCTAA
- the clpB gene encoding ATP-dependent chaperone ClpB, whose translation MDLEKFTDNSKAAIQQAHVSAVSMGNQQLTPEHLMEALLKSGDSVVLQLLSVCSISPELIQSKISEALGKLPKISGSGASGQVFISQDMAKVLKKAEELASTHGDSFITTERLLQAMAEEKGSNIQNILDSSGLNSKKLESAINNLRRGRVADSPNAEQTFDAIRKYAKDVTALAASGKLDPVIGRDEEIRRTIQVLSRRTKNNPILIGEPGVGKTAIIEGLAQRIIMGDVPESLKNVKLMALDLGALIAGAKFRGEFEERLKAVLNEITQASGEIVLFIDEMHTLVGAGAAEGSMDASNLLKPALARGDLHCVGATTLGEYKKYIEKDAALARRFQPVYVSEPTVADTISILRGLKEKYEVHHGIRINDSAIIAAATLASRYITDRFLPDKAIDLIDEAASRLRMQVDSKPEKIDELDRKIIQLKIEEMALSKEEDEVSKERLKNLRSELQKMESESMDLTSKWQSEKLKINELKALKEKLDSARMSLESAQRSGDLNKAGEIMYGVIPELEQKIKESSEAKKNIMLQESISDAEIASIVSRWTGIPVDKMLTSERDKLLNMEQYLEKYVVGQHAAVESVSNAVKRARSGIADQEKPIGSFLFLGPTGVGKTELTKALAIFLFDDKKAIVRIDMSEYMEKHAVARLIGAPPGYVGYEEGGVLTEAVRRRPYQVILFDEVEKAHPEVFNILLQMLDEGRLTDSKGRTVDFRNTLIILTSNLGAEIIAGLQENESIEMAKTGVMEAVKRSFKPEFINRLDEIILFNRLKQSDMSAIVDIQLAKLSALLMQQNISVTFDDNLKKWLADRGYDPTFGARPLKRVIQQYLQNKLAEKILSGEIKENSSINVYMNDESLVDIKNN comes from the coding sequence ATGGATTTAGAAAAATTTACAGATAATAGTAAAGCTGCTATTCAACAAGCGCATGTCTCAGCTGTTTCAATGGGAAATCAGCAGCTTACGCCAGAACATCTAATGGAAGCATTGCTAAAATCTGGAGATTCCGTTGTGTTGCAGTTGCTTTCTGTTTGTTCTATATCTCCAGAACTTATTCAATCTAAAATCAGTGAAGCGCTAGGTAAGCTCCCAAAGATCAGCGGAAGCGGTGCAAGCGGTCAGGTTTTTATATCGCAAGATATGGCAAAAGTGCTGAAAAAAGCTGAAGAACTAGCATCAACTCATGGCGATTCATTCATAACAACTGAGCGCTTACTGCAAGCTATGGCAGAAGAGAAGGGAAGTAATATACAAAACATCTTAGATTCCTCTGGCTTAAACAGCAAAAAACTTGAATCTGCAATAAACAACTTGAGGCGCGGTAGAGTGGCAGATTCTCCAAATGCTGAGCAAACTTTCGATGCAATAAGGAAATATGCAAAAGATGTTACAGCACTTGCTGCATCAGGTAAGCTAGACCCTGTCATAGGAAGAGATGAAGAGATTAGACGTACCATTCAAGTGCTTTCTCGTAGAACAAAAAATAATCCTATACTTATAGGTGAACCAGGAGTAGGAAAGACAGCAATTATAGAAGGTCTTGCACAGAGAATTATAATGGGAGATGTCCCTGAAAGTTTAAAGAATGTAAAATTGATGGCGCTAGATCTTGGCGCGCTGATAGCTGGAGCAAAATTCCGCGGTGAGTTTGAGGAAAGGCTCAAGGCTGTGCTAAATGAAATTACACAAGCTAGTGGCGAGATAGTCTTGTTTATAGATGAAATGCATACTCTTGTCGGTGCTGGAGCTGCAGAAGGCTCTATGGACGCATCAAACTTACTGAAACCTGCTCTAGCCAGGGGAGATCTGCACTGTGTTGGCGCAACCACCCTTGGCGAATATAAGAAATATATAGAAAAAGATGCAGCTCTTGCAAGAAGATTTCAACCTGTCTATGTTAGTGAGCCAACTGTTGCAGATACAATTTCAATACTTAGAGGACTCAAGGAAAAATATGAAGTGCATCATGGAATACGAATTAATGATAGCGCAATAATTGCTGCTGCTACTCTTGCAAGCAGATACATAACAGATAGATTCCTTCCAGACAAAGCTATAGACTTGATAGATGAAGCTGCAAGCCGTTTAAGAATGCAAGTTGATAGTAAACCAGAGAAAATAGATGAACTCGATCGAAAAATTATACAGCTCAAAATAGAAGAAATGGCGCTTTCTAAGGAGGAGGATGAAGTTTCAAAAGAGAGACTAAAAAATCTTAGAAGTGAGCTTCAAAAGATGGAATCCGAATCTATGGATCTGACTAGCAAGTGGCAAAGCGAGAAATTAAAAATCAATGAGCTGAAAGCTCTAAAAGAGAAACTGGATTCCGCTAGAATGTCGCTTGAGTCTGCTCAACGTTCAGGTGACTTAAATAAAGCTGGAGAAATAATGTATGGAGTTATTCCTGAACTCGAGCAAAAAATAAAAGAATCTTCTGAAGCAAAGAAAAATATCATGTTGCAAGAATCCATATCTGATGCTGAAATTGCATCGATCGTATCAAGATGGACAGGTATTCCAGTAGATAAGATGTTGACCTCAGAGCGGGATAAACTCCTTAATATGGAGCAATATTTGGAGAAATATGTTGTTGGGCAGCATGCTGCTGTGGAATCTGTTAGTAACGCAGTGAAACGTGCAAGATCTGGAATTGCAGATCAAGAGAAGCCAATTGGTTCATTCTTGTTTTTGGGGCCAACTGGTGTTGGCAAAACTGAACTTACAAAAGCGCTTGCCATCTTTTTGTTTGACGATAAAAAAGCAATCGTCAGAATAGATATGTCAGAATATATGGAAAAACATGCTGTTGCTAGGTTAATAGGAGCACCTCCTGGATATGTTGGCTATGAAGAAGGTGGTGTTTTGACTGAAGCAGTGCGAAGAAGGCCATATCAAGTTATTTTATTTGATGAGGTTGAAAAAGCACATCCTGAGGTGTTTAATATACTACTGCAAATGCTAGATGAGGGTAGACTTACAGATAGTAAAGGTCGCACTGTTGATTTTAGAAATACTCTTATTATTCTTACTTCTAACCTTGGAGCGGAAATTATCGCAGGACTACAGGAAAATGAGTCCATAGAGATGGCAAAGACTGGAGTAATGGAGGCTGTAAAGAGGTCTTTTAAGCCAGAGTTCATAAATAGGTTAGATGAGATAATACTATTTAACAGACTGAAGCAGTCAGATATGAGCGCAATAGTTGATATACAGCTCGCCAAACTTTCTGCGCTATTAATGCAGCAGAATATAAGCGTAACATTTGATGACAACTTAAAAAAATGGCTTGCAGATAGGGGTTATGATCCAACTTTTGGTGCAAGGCCACTAAAGAGGGTGATACAGCAGTATCTGCAAAATAAATTAGCAGAAAAGATTTTATCAGGAGAAATTAAAGAAAACAGTAGTATAAATGTATATATGAATGATGAGAGTTTGGTAGATATTAAGAATAACTAG
- a CDS encoding cytochrome c1, translating into MLNLFSISVRALFCFFFIACCAFSISLASEHIELKKEKWKFDGPFGTFDRQAIQRGLKVYREVCSACHAVSRLSFRNLMEIGFSKEEADSIASDYTVEDGPDDSGAMFQRPAKIFDHLPGPFENEKAARAANNGAYPPDLSLIIKAREGDADYVYSILTGYKKDVPPSIVLGDGMHYNPYFQSEQIAMPPPLLSDGQVYYTDGTNPTIDQMARDVVNFLQWVAEPEMEQRKSLGVRVIIFTIIFTLIMYLAKRRIWSRLHKKD; encoded by the coding sequence ATGCTGAACTTGTTTTCTATAAGTGTCAGAGCTTTGTTCTGCTTCTTTTTTATTGCTTGTTGTGCATTTAGTATATCACTGGCAAGTGAACATATAGAATTGAAGAAGGAGAAATGGAAATTCGATGGGCCATTTGGAACATTTGATAGACAGGCAATTCAAAGGGGTTTGAAAGTATATAGGGAAGTTTGTTCTGCTTGTCATGCGGTAAGCAGACTATCATTTAGAAATCTAATGGAAATCGGTTTTTCCAAAGAAGAAGCTGATTCGATAGCATCAGATTATACTGTTGAAGATGGGCCAGATGATTCAGGCGCGATGTTTCAAAGACCAGCTAAAATTTTTGATCACCTGCCTGGTCCTTTCGAAAATGAGAAGGCTGCAAGAGCTGCGAATAATGGTGCATACCCTCCAGATTTATCGCTGATTATTAAAGCAAGGGAAGGGGATGCAGATTATGTTTATTCCATACTGACTGGATATAAAAAAGATGTTCCACCTTCAATTGTGCTTGGAGATGGTATGCATTACAATCCTTACTTTCAGTCAGAGCAAATCGCAATGCCTCCTCCACTTTTATCTGACGGACAGGTTTACTATACAGATGGAACAAATCCAACGATTGATCAAATGGCCCGGGATGTTGTAAATTTTTTGCAGTGGGTTGCTGAACCTGAGATGGAACAGCGTAAATCTCTTGGTGTGAGAGTGATTATCTTTACAATAATATTTACTCTTATCATGTATCTTGCGAAGAGGCGTATATGGTCCAGACTTCATAAAAAAGATTGA
- a CDS encoding dicarboxylate/amino acid:cation symporter, with protein MRFAIFRLSSWQQVLIGLVLGIVVGVVFKHNASVLGYLGSIFLNLIKMITIPMIFFAILFGITSVETSIGLYRISMKAFAAFFITSVCAVAIGIGAAAILKPGSNVSPSILDAYRTATPQSFQPQSDSTIMDMLINIIPTNVFEAMASGNILQVILFAFFVGVTLNIKHNECANLIKICHEIAKMLFQAVQMIMKIAPIGVFGYMASMVGEEGIGIIFSLGELMITIFLGCLAQYIFFGILIIVWGKLSPIPFYKKVFGCQMIAFSTSSSKATLVPLMQVAEKNLGVSRQNSRFLLPLSAALNMDGGAIYQGACAIFFAQMMGVDLSFANYMTLFFMCTFASIGGAGIPGGVLLFLGMVLHSVGLPVEGVLLIASVDRILDMATTLLNITGCACVTLLVDKSEKTLNIKLYNSKSKPNTQN; from the coding sequence ATGCGATTTGCAATATTTAGGTTATCATCTTGGCAACAAGTTTTGATAGGACTTGTTCTTGGTATTGTAGTAGGTGTTGTATTCAAACATAACGCTTCTGTTTTAGGCTATTTAGGAAGTATATTTCTGAATCTAATCAAGATGATTACAATTCCAATGATATTCTTTGCAATATTATTTGGAATTACAAGCGTCGAAACCTCAATTGGATTATACAGAATTAGCATGAAAGCATTTGCCGCTTTCTTTATTACCTCTGTTTGCGCTGTTGCAATCGGAATAGGAGCTGCGGCTATTTTAAAGCCTGGTTCTAATGTCTCTCCTTCGATATTAGACGCATATAGAACCGCTACACCACAATCGTTTCAACCTCAATCAGATTCGACGATTATGGATATGTTAATCAATATAATACCAACCAATGTTTTTGAGGCAATGGCAAGTGGTAATATACTGCAGGTTATACTTTTTGCATTTTTTGTAGGAGTTACACTCAATATAAAGCATAATGAATGTGCTAACTTAATTAAGATTTGTCATGAAATAGCAAAGATGCTTTTTCAAGCTGTACAAATGATTATGAAAATTGCTCCGATAGGAGTGTTTGGCTATATGGCATCAATGGTTGGAGAAGAGGGAATAGGCATAATATTCTCGCTTGGTGAACTTATGATCACTATCTTTTTAGGATGTTTAGCACAATATATATTTTTTGGTATTTTAATAATCGTCTGGGGAAAACTTTCTCCTATACCATTTTATAAGAAAGTATTTGGTTGTCAAATGATCGCTTTCTCCACAAGTAGTTCAAAAGCGACTCTTGTTCCTTTGATGCAAGTTGCAGAAAAAAATCTCGGAGTTTCTAGACAAAATAGTAGATTTCTATTACCACTTTCAGCAGCTCTCAACATGGATGGTGGTGCGATATATCAAGGAGCGTGTGCAATCTTCTTCGCTCAAATGATGGGTGTAGATCTTTCTTTTGCGAACTATATGACGCTATTTTTTATGTGCACTTTTGCATCAATTGGTGGGGCTGGTATCCCAGGTGGAGTACTACTATTTTTAGGAATGGTACTGCATTCTGTAGGACTACCAGTAGAGGGTGTATTACTTATTGCAAGTGTCGATAGAATATTAGATATGGCTACAACACTTTTAAATATTACTGGATGTGCGTGTGTGACGCTTCTTGTTGATAAATCTGAAAAAACACTCAATATAAAATTATACAATTCCAAATCTAAACCAAATACGCAAAATTGA
- a CDS encoding sulfite exporter TauE/SafE family protein gives MAGTSINVLVLIALGLGVGLLSGMFSIGGSMICVPVLVFIGIPPQVAIVTATNQMIASSFSGYLVYARRALVDYKLSLVMLCGSIIGVLTGIWLFSLLSFLGHVDLFVSIGLVLTLSIAGFLAAKDAARIIYYKYKKIKLPESQISNIAKHIRILCVYFPSIRAKISVILPLLVGMVGGFTLSFVGIGGSILMLPMALHILGTMPSYTVGTIQFHVIFSAIFATILHAMTSQSLDIVLSFALIIGSVFGTHIGARISARFNQETFKVLLGFLIIMLCLRVAINLFVMPKDLYHIEFLNQ, from the coding sequence GTGGCTGGGACAAGTATTAACGTTCTTGTACTCATTGCTCTGGGGCTCGGAGTTGGTCTCCTATCTGGCATGTTTAGCATAGGTGGAAGTATGATTTGTGTTCCTGTATTGGTTTTTATAGGGATTCCGCCGCAGGTTGCAATAGTGACTGCAACTAATCAAATGATTGCCTCATCTTTTTCTGGATATCTTGTATATGCAAGACGTGCTTTAGTTGATTATAAACTTTCCTTAGTTATGCTTTGCGGTAGCATTATAGGTGTTCTGACTGGGATATGGCTATTTTCTCTCTTATCGTTCTTGGGTCATGTGGATCTTTTTGTATCAATTGGTCTAGTTCTAACTCTAAGTATAGCAGGCTTTCTTGCTGCAAAAGATGCAGCAAGAATAATATATTACAAATATAAGAAAATAAAATTGCCTGAATCACAAATATCAAATATTGCTAAACATATTCGTATTTTGTGCGTCTATTTTCCAAGTATTAGAGCTAAAATTAGCGTGATATTGCCATTATTAGTTGGTATGGTTGGAGGTTTTACGCTATCATTTGTTGGTATAGGTGGAAGTATTTTGATGCTTCCAATGGCACTGCATATACTTGGGACAATGCCAAGTTATACCGTTGGAACAATTCAGTTTCATGTAATTTTTTCTGCAATTTTTGCAACTATTTTGCATGCTATGACCTCTCAAAGTCTCGATATTGTATTATCGTTTGCATTGATAATCGGCTCAGTTTTTGGTACGCATATAGGTGCAAGAATAAGCGCTAGGTTTAATCAAGAAACCTTTAAGGTACTTCTTGGATTTCTTATAATAATGCTTTGCTTAAGAGTAGCTATAAATCTATTCGTGATGCCAAAAGATTTGTATCATATTGAATTCTTAAATCAATGA
- a CDS encoding TIGR02186 family protein: MRNIRIILASLILMTSLAENATGRSNITAKLSQKNIVKGYNFKQEVLSVSGKISDDNIDIIVEVYGPLATYRIWKKEKKIVFWVNSINIVIPSVYSYYSIAATNKNNKTIKSLTESINANFIRYLNEIITHHAKKFDVADTQRVFQKIQSKNGFFIRNVSQIDKKDKMFVYDIHLPASAITGKYTVKVYAVKDNKIIEIKYLTFSVHKDKLYLKLDNLATQNPLLYAGAAVFVSIFISLLVGLLFKNFL, translated from the coding sequence ATGAGAAACATAAGAATCATTCTTGCATCACTAATATTGATGACTTCTCTTGCAGAGAATGCTACAGGAAGATCTAATATCACTGCAAAACTGTCTCAGAAGAATATTGTAAAAGGATATAACTTCAAGCAGGAGGTTTTGTCTGTATCTGGTAAAATATCTGATGATAATATTGATATTATCGTTGAGGTTTATGGGCCACTTGCAACGTATAGGATCTGGAAAAAAGAAAAGAAAATAGTGTTTTGGGTGAATAGTATAAATATTGTAATACCTTCTGTATACTCATATTACTCTATTGCAGCCACCAATAAAAATAACAAAACAATAAAATCGTTAACTGAATCAATAAATGCGAACTTTATACGGTATTTAAATGAGATAATAACACATCATGCAAAGAAATTTGATGTTGCAGATACTCAGAGAGTGTTTCAAAAAATTCAATCTAAGAATGGATTTTTTATTAGAAATGTTTCACAAATAGATAAAAAAGATAAAATGTTTGTATATGATATACATCTTCCTGCGAGTGCAATTACAGGAAAATATACTGTAAAAGTTTATGCTGTTAAAGATAATAAGATTATAGAAATTAAGTACTTAACATTTTCTGTTCATAAAGATAAATTGTATTTAAAGTTAGATAATCTTGCTACACAAAACCCATTGCTATATGCTGGCGCAGCCGTATTTGTGAGTATTTTTATAAGTTTGCTCGTTGGATTATTATTTAAGAATTTTTTATGA
- a CDS encoding epoxyqueuosine reductase QueH: MLSREKLIPPCSGKVLLHSCCAPCAGEVMEAMLASEIDFTIFFYNPNIHPLKEYEMRKSENIRYAERFGISFVDADYDVQNWFARAKGMENEPERGIRCTMCFDMRFLRTALYAKENGFPIFTSSLGISRWKNMEQINECGERAASHYDGVQYWTYNWRKNGGSARMYEIAKRENFYKQEYCGCIYSLRDTNSWRIKNGKNEIKICEQFYKEKLY; the protein is encoded by the coding sequence ATGCTATCTAGAGAAAAATTAATTCCCCCATGTAGCGGAAAAGTTTTACTACATTCTTGTTGTGCACCTTGCGCTGGTGAAGTTATGGAAGCAATGCTAGCATCTGAGATAGATTTTACTATCTTTTTCTATAACCCTAATATTCATCCTTTGAAAGAGTATGAGATGAGAAAAAGTGAAAATATAAGATATGCTGAGCGTTTTGGAATATCATTTGTTGATGCTGATTACGACGTGCAGAATTGGTTTGCCAGGGCTAAAGGTATGGAAAATGAGCCGGAAAGAGGGATTAGATGTACAATGTGTTTTGATATGAGATTTTTGCGTACAGCTCTATATGCAAAAGAAAATGGCTTTCCGATTTTTACAAGCTCTCTGGGAATATCAAGATGGAAAAATATGGAACAAATTAATGAATGCGGAGAGAGAGCTGCTTCACATTATGACGGTGTTCAATATTGGACTTATAATTGGCGTAAAAATGGTGGTAGTGCAAGGATGTATGAAATAGCAAAGCGAGAGAATTTTTATAAGCAAGAATACTGCGGCTGTATATATTCATTGCGTGATACGAACTCTTGGAGGATAAAAAACGGTAAAAATGAAATAAAAATATGTGAACAGTTTTATAAAGAAAAGCTTTATTAG
- a CDS encoding IS630 family transposase: MFCQRIADLENEGKQIVYIDESGFAHDMPRTHGYSIKGRRCYGKHDWGAKDRTNAIGALMGSTLVAIGLLTGSVDTSVFTCWVENILLPNIPPNCVIVMDNATFHKGVDMQQLIGNSCHTLLYLPPYSPDLNPIEKKWAQAKQIRRNTNCTLDELFTNYLS, from the coding sequence ATGTTTTGCCAAAGGATTGCTGATTTGGAAAATGAAGGGAAGCAAATTGTTTATATTGATGAAAGCGGCTTTGCTCACGATATGCCTAGAACACATGGTTATTCGATTAAGGGACGGCGTTGCTATGGCAAGCATGATTGGGGTGCCAAAGACAGAACGAATGCTATTGGGGCTTTGATGGGAAGCACTTTAGTTGCTATTGGGTTGCTAACAGGATCGGTTGATACATCAGTGTTTACATGTTGGGTGGAAAACATTTTATTACCCAATATTCCCCCAAATTGCGTGATTGTAATGGATAATGCAACTTTTCATAAAGGTGTTGATATGCAGCAATTGATTGGAAATTCTTGCCACACATTGCTTTATTTGCCTCCATATTCTCCAGATTTAAATCCTATTGAGAAAAAATGGGCCCAAGCTAAACAAATTCGACGTAATACCAACTGTACGCTTGATGAACTCTTTACAAACTATTTGTCATAA
- a CDS encoding IS630 transposase-related protein: MKDLLCYAIKGITIEKKMTYPLSFRKKILKIKAKEELSFSEVAKKFGISKAAIFRWSQNIEPQKYRHKKWSKIDVVALKKDIEEYPDSYCYERAARLCASTTGIRDAQYRLGVSYKKNSKSSKSGSRKKIYVLPKDC, from the coding sequence GTGAAGGATTTGCTATGCTATGCTATCAAAGGTATAACTATAGAGAAAAAAATGACCTATCCGCTCTCATTCAGAAAAAAGATATTAAAGATCAAGGCAAAAGAAGAGTTATCATTTTCTGAGGTTGCGAAGAAATTTGGAATATCCAAAGCTGCAATATTTCGTTGGAGTCAAAATATTGAACCACAAAAGTATAGGCATAAGAAATGGAGCAAAATAGACGTTGTAGCACTCAAGAAGGATATAGAAGAGTATCCAGATAGCTATTGCTATGAAAGGGCAGCACGCCTGTGTGCTAGTACAACCGGGATAAGAGATGCGCAATATCGCTTAGGTGTTAGCTATAAAAAAAACTCTAAATCATCCAAAAGCGGATCCAGAAAAAAGATCTATGTTTTGCCAAAGGATTGCTGA
- a CDS encoding queuosine precursor transporter, with the protein MPIAEKVYASLCILFSGLIILGNLVYQKFVILHVPSIYTFELSAGAILYPLTFSITDLITEFYGKARANFCVRFAILTNIVIATIIALIDYLPATSWSKVDNLTFHKVFGFYSVAFIGSMIACYVSQAVDIVMYLWIYKLTKGKHLWLRNNGSTCISLFIDTTIVIVFLTMFKVLPAEQMLTLIFNSYVWKLFFTICSTPMFYIYVRIIKLILKN; encoded by the coding sequence ATGCCTATAGCTGAAAAAGTTTATGCTAGCCTTTGTATATTATTCTCCGGTCTGATAATATTAGGAAACTTAGTTTATCAAAAATTCGTTATTTTACATGTACCATCGATTTATACATTCGAGTTATCTGCTGGTGCTATTTTATACCCCCTCACCTTTTCGATTACTGATTTAATCACAGAATTTTATGGGAAAGCAAGAGCCAATTTTTGTGTGCGTTTTGCAATACTCACTAACATAGTAATAGCAACAATCATAGCACTTATAGATTATTTACCTGCCACAAGTTGGTCAAAAGTTGATAATCTAACTTTCCACAAAGTATTTGGTTTTTATAGTGTTGCTTTTATAGGTTCTATGATCGCATGTTATGTATCACAAGCAGTTGATATTGTGATGTACCTATGGATATATAAGCTTACGAAAGGAAAGCATCTATGGTTAAGAAATAATGGTAGTACATGTATATCACTTTTTATTGATACTACTATTGTTATAGTATTTTTGACAATGTTTAAGGTTTTGCCAGCTGAGCAAATGCTAACACTTATTTTTAATAGTTATGTATGGAAGCTATTTTTCACTATATGTAGCACTCCTATGTTCTACATATACGTGCGCATAATAAAGCTCATATTAAAAAATTGA
- a CDS encoding 4a-hydroxytetrahydrobiopterin dehydratase, with product MTNIHLLADKQCLPYQNDIMPLNKHEIHKLLDQLQNHWKVNSSGHVYKRYEFNNFIDAMEFANKVAIIAEREKHHPNLSIEWGACLIEIWTHKVNGLTESDFILAAKIEDITSCL from the coding sequence ATGACCAATATTCATTTACTAGCAGATAAGCAATGTTTGCCATATCAAAATGATATAATGCCGCTTAATAAGCATGAGATACATAAATTATTAGATCAATTACAAAATCATTGGAAAGTAAATAGTTCTGGACATGTATATAAACGCTATGAGTTTAATAATTTTATAGATGCTATGGAATTTGCAAATAAGGTAGCAATTATTGCTGAGAGAGAGAAGCATCATCCAAATTTAAGTATTGAATGGGGAGCTTGCTTAATAGAGATTTGGACGCATAAAGTAAATGGACTAACTGAGAGTGATTTTATACTCGCAGCTAAGATTGAGGATATAACTTCATGCCTATAG